The genomic window tggaataactacgcgtcctcagataccccaattcaagacttttgtgtaCTTTTCTGTGgaacccatataggtgcactaaattttcatactaaattcgttcgaaaaaatttaccatcacagcaaccactgagttccacaatagttggacactgaccgaagtgtcaaacggcagtgtgttagaaagagaaaggttatgtttccttctcatacatattatACTTGTGTACCGGTACTATGGAAATAACAGCAAAATAAACCAGCCAACCAAtctttttataataaattaattttaaaaagtacAGCATTTTCATTAGTTTTGAGTTAAATTTGCTAAGGCCAAGCCAACGACTAcaatatttgaattaaaattgtATTTACATACAATTTAATTAATCAAATATAATACAATTATTGTAATAACTAGTTGATTGTTGAATTCATTTAATTGATTGTGCTtgtatcatatatgtaatactcctatattgctgctTCAAGCTAGGTACACGCataaacatcagagtgccgacaatgagttttgaattcgcaatgagttttgagttggaaatcaaaacaagacagcctacaaaatttttgtgattgtgcagcataagtgtgacaagaaaaaattaaaatttaggtacattcgattcaATCAAAagcatttaaacagcaatatatcggcaccctgcaaaaatcgtgtgaccaaaaacgcacacagccacacgaatttttgacaggggtgacgatttggaatgaaaaattctccaaatgaaatagcatgttgacaaatttagctttgccacaatgtatcgtgctctctcgcacctactttattcataggtattgtgaaatatgtcatttttgtgtggaaacaaattttcagcgagtccgccattttccgcgaattgagctgcaggcctgtgctaattttggagcattgaattaagtgaaattaaaaTAACATAGCGATGTTGGATGTAAGTGTTAGGAAagtgaatttaatatgtatttatgtttgttgcaggcatgcttaaccaacgaaccgatatcatttcgttacgataattaacgttaataaacgaaacaaagtcatttcgtttcgtttattaacgttaagaacgtcaaactaacgaaatgattttgtttcgttttctgccatatcaaaacgaaatcaaatcgtttatgttgattattaatttcaaactatgctggcaaaactGATtggtggcggagtcattaaaggtgaaagcattagccaagctggttgcaacttttctcatgaattttgacagtacgaacatttatcagagtatttttgacattaccacaacGAATTACAcatacaaattacatggagtttgtgtgtgtatgtccgctcgctgttaccaccttacggctttaccatggctatagcattgccagcacaattcaaacataaagtatcacgtttctgttaacgtttttaacgctaacgaaagcttttcgtttcggttaaaaacgagatacaatttatcttgataatttctttatcgataatatttcgaagtgtttcaacggaaactgtggaaattttttgataaacgattagcttaacgttaaggtgcatccctggtttgttgttgtacaatattacaaattctaatatttttccaGAAAACAATTGTTGCACTTCGTGCACGTCTTCAACAAATGGAATCAACAACACAATACGCTTCGTTGCCTGGAAATCGACCACAAATGGAAaacctcaacagccaggttatcctctacaagaaccaggtgcaccacgtggttacgtgggtcaaatgatgccaccaacacaacctggacaggcgccgaTGCCCAGTCAACCACCAAAGCCGGgttaacccccaatacccggacacgtccggacgtcctggttataatgtatgctaatacaactaatatatttaaaaatttgctgatgattatttttgtgttattttcttgtGGTTggcctgcacctgttactggtaaatatcaacagccgcaaaagtatgatcaagcccaagaccgtttagatcccgatcagatgccaaatccgataataaaatagcgctggtggtgcttttattactaatgaacagggtttattaccaccattggtgaccacaaaatatgtggtagaagatctgggtaactcctcgccacgttacgttaggtatcgctattcgaaattaatgttttgtatggcaattacattgatttttcttctttgcaggtcctttgtattgcatacctgcaacagctgatttattaaaaacaacagctttgtccattacacttaccgtctaaccaatggcacgaacggttgagcgtgaatatgagccacccattgtaaattttggtgaattgggtccagttagatgtaatcgttgcaaggctcatatgcaatttgtagatgctggtcgtcgttaccaatgtcttatgtgtacagtaacaacagatggtaaaaaaatctttcacttttacttgttttcattgatccatatttcttttcaacagtgccaactgtatatttgcaacatttgggccacacgggacggcgtgtcgataaatatgaacgtaatgaacttgtattgggtacatatgagtttttgtgtaaaaaatgtgtgggtaccgatagctctcaaggtaaacctcaactcatatccaacatcaatgcctcgcaatcaattgtggacgctgtacgcactacattgggtccacgcagtatggacaagcatattgttgattccagtggtaaggccacaatttcaaatgatggtgcaaccattatgaaactattggatattgtgcatccagccgtaaaaatctaatcgacatcgccaaatctcaagatgctgaggtaacttttttgttatattagaatgtttagaataaaaatgtttctcttatcaggtcggcgatggcaccacttcagtagtactttaagcaggtgaaatcttaaaacaagttaaaccatatgttgaggaaggcgtgtaTGCatgtatcatcattaaagctatacgtaaagcattataattatgcatgaccaaaatatgacatggctgcacatgtcgaagcgccaatcaaaggaacaacaaagtgctttattggaaaaatgctctgccacagcaatgtcctccaatgtccaagagtatcagaaaattgttaatgctgaatggcgtctcttgtacaataaactaggtaagtaaggcgccaatgttgtgttttctaaactaccaattggtgatgttggtacacagtattttgcagatcgtgaaatgctctgttagtgtaccagaagaagatttgaaacgtacaaggaaagcttgtggtggtgctgttatgactacagctaatgatattaaatcatgtgttttgggtcaatgtgattactttgaagaacgtcaagttggtggtgaacatttcaacattttccaaggtttaatagtgggtttgacattaatttaatttttatagtttataattattaaaggttgcgttaatgctagaacatatacattgattttacgtggcggtgccgaacaatttttggaagaaactgagcttcgttacatgatgctataatgattgtgcggcgtacaattaaacatgattctgttgttgctggtaagtcaaaatacaaattgaaaaaagtgTCTGATCTTAAATTGTtgagtaatattatgaaaagattgtgtccaactacggaagaaaaaactataaaatttgtgtcagtgaaatgataattattgcttttggttgtagttttgaggcatcgtcttcgagtgccttctggtcgtatatgccgtttcttttgccaactacctgtaagttgttaaactgatcagtaacgtcgccgtggactcgttcagtgtaatgtgtaatggcgaccccaagttc from Eurosta solidaginis isolate ZX-2024a chromosome 3, ASM4086904v1, whole genome shotgun sequence includes these protein-coding regions:
- the LOC137244393 gene encoding protein transport protein Sec24C-like yields the protein MARTVEREYEPPIVNFGELGPVRCNRCKAHMQFVDAGRRYQCLMCTVTTDVPTVYLQHLGHTGRRVDKYERNELVLGTYEFLCKKCVGTDSSQGKPQLISNINASQSIVDAVRTTLGPRSMDKHIVDSSGKATISNDGATIMKLLDIVHPAVKI